From one Longimicrobiales bacterium genomic stretch:
- a CDS encoding SDR family oxidoreductase: MSSADAPVRRGYNTQPAVLVTGASKGIGEACALRLARDGFRVYAGVRSEQDGAALITQGGSAIVPLQLDITDAGHIAAAAARIGEETGERGLQALVNNAGVAVAGPLEFLPITELRRQLDVNVTGQIAVTQACLPLLRRARSSSKGDHRAGRIVFMSSVAGRSALPFMGAYAASKFALEAAADSLRVELRPFGIVVSLVEPGVIATPIWKTSRDAAERNIAAMPPQLEEYYGRAVNTLRTRVDSIKGLAPEHVADAVTHALTSRRPRTRYIVGRDARLRLAMHALLPVRVRDWLLAGVVRRL, encoded by the coding sequence ATGAGCAGCGCCGACGCACCAGTACGGCGCGGATACAATACGCAGCCGGCGGTGCTGGTCACGGGTGCTTCGAAGGGGATCGGCGAGGCGTGCGCGCTGCGGCTGGCGCGCGACGGATTCCGAGTTTACGCCGGCGTCCGCAGCGAGCAGGATGGCGCCGCCCTGATCACGCAGGGTGGCAGCGCGATCGTGCCACTGCAGCTGGACATCACGGATGCGGGGCACATCGCCGCGGCCGCAGCGCGCATCGGCGAGGAGACGGGCGAGCGGGGTCTCCAGGCGCTCGTCAACAATGCGGGCGTGGCAGTGGCCGGTCCGCTCGAGTTCCTGCCGATCACCGAGCTGCGCCGCCAGCTGGACGTCAACGTGACAGGTCAGATCGCGGTCACGCAGGCGTGCCTGCCGCTGCTGCGGCGCGCGCGATCATCGTCGAAGGGGGATCACCGTGCCGGCCGCATCGTGTTCATGAGCTCCGTTGCCGGGCGGAGCGCGTTGCCGTTCATGGGCGCATACGCGGCATCCAAGTTCGCGCTGGAGGCGGCCGCCGACTCGCTCCGCGTCGAGCTGCGACCGTTCGGCATTGTCGTCTCGCTCGTGGAGCCGGGTGTCATCGCGACACCGATCTGGAAGACGTCACGCGATGCGGCGGAGCGGAACATCGCCGCGATGCCGCCGCAGCTCGAGGAATATTACGGCCGCGCCGTGAACACGCTGCGTACGCGCGTGGACAGCATCAAGGGCCTCGCTCCGGAGCACGTCGCGGATGCCGTCACGCACGCGCTCACGTCACGCAGGCCGCGCACACGCTACATCGTCGGTCGTGACGCGCGGCTGCGGCTCGCAATGCACGCGCTGTTGCCTGTCCGTGTACGTGACTGGCTCCTGGCCGGCGTCGTGCGACGGCTGTGA
- a CDS encoding 6-bladed beta-propeller produces MSTHRPPRNSCALLAVLLSAGLLPACGVDQQEGGPPDAGEAVSEWEVAAEPSLSIGVVDGDERYQMHQVVGAVQLHDGRIAVMNAGSAELRIYAPDGTFISAHGRPGEGPGEFRTASRMHLIGDTIFIHDSRLQRLSVHDDAGSFLENRPLRPAAGRFQLDEWLYDRSWIDGPPFGVGRAPVMAAVPMLPAPDSAEMFRYVRVSPYGHLWVRQPREPDAPAVDWIVYDMAAEPIARVHLPAGFEVMDFGRDYLLGRVRDEFDVEYVQLLRLDAVNVPQQKMVFTPSPADTTREMVADSAFAPRAREMMGALRMLNNLQEIYYSTPENSYRYATHISQLTDFEVPEGIDMHIVVANERGWSAVAMDAASGRMCGIAIGLVTPTGWMPGVVSCQ; encoded by the coding sequence TTGAGCACTCACCGCCCGCCGCGCAACTCATGCGCGCTGCTGGCAGTGCTCCTCTCGGCGGGGCTGCTGCCTGCGTGCGGAGTCGACCAGCAGGAGGGCGGTCCACCGGATGCCGGCGAAGCCGTGTCCGAATGGGAAGTCGCAGCGGAGCCCTCGCTGTCGATCGGCGTCGTCGACGGCGATGAGCGCTACCAGATGCACCAGGTCGTCGGCGCAGTGCAGCTGCATGACGGCAGGATTGCAGTAATGAATGCAGGATCGGCCGAACTGCGCATTTACGCGCCGGACGGGACGTTCATCTCTGCGCACGGCCGACCGGGCGAGGGGCCGGGCGAGTTCCGGACCGCGTCGCGCATGCATCTGATCGGTGACACGATCTTCATCCATGACAGCCGCCTCCAGCGTCTCTCAGTGCACGATGATGCCGGCAGCTTCCTGGAAAACCGACCGCTCCGCCCGGCTGCCGGTCGCTTTCAGCTGGACGAATGGCTCTACGATCGCAGCTGGATCGACGGCCCGCCCTTCGGTGTTGGTCGTGCACCCGTCATGGCGGCAGTGCCCATGCTGCCGGCCCCGGATTCCGCGGAGATGTTCCGATACGTACGCGTGTCGCCGTATGGCCACCTCTGGGTGCGACAGCCGCGCGAGCCCGATGCTCCGGCTGTGGACTGGATTGTCTACGACATGGCGGCGGAGCCCATCGCGCGCGTGCACCTTCCCGCGGGCTTCGAGGTGATGGACTTCGGACGTGACTATCTGCTGGGCCGCGTGCGCGATGAATTCGACGTCGAGTATGTCCAGCTTCTCCGGCTCGATGCCGTGAATGTACCGCAGCAGAAGATGGTGTTCACGCCATCGCCGGCGGATACCACACGTGAGATGGTAGCGGACTCGGCGTTCGCGCCGCGCGCTCGGGAAATGATGGGTGCGCTGCGCATGCTCAACAACCTCCAGGAGATCTACTACTCCACGCCGGAGAACAGCTATCGCTACGCGACGCATATCTCTCAGCTGACGGACTTCGAGGTGCCGGAGGGCATCGACATGCACATCGTCGTCGCGAACGAGCGCGGCTGGTCAGCGGTTGCGATGGATGCTGCGAGCGGTCGAATGTGCGGTATCGCCATCGGCCTGGTGACACCGACCGGGTGGATGCCGGGAGTCGTATCATGCCAGTGA